In one Komagataeibacter sp. FNDCR2 genomic region, the following are encoded:
- a CDS encoding lytic transglycosylase domain-containing protein, translating into MRGTTNTPHHAVTAFLAGAAFLAGAAFAPLRAQTVETRATDQDPTAQGDHNEETALALPRLPAHGSAGLPRPLAPEDVSRIRRVFKLQADGDFSTAIRETAAIHDDTLLGDLLAARYLNPAYHADAGQLRLWLRTFSGLADSPAIYSMLAAMPSKGGPLPPAPARNALDSNSSHPPQHIHLPEEDDPSLRVFTRNSMLDHTVRERAAQGAKGARSALRLIAATPGMNDLYAAHLQAEIAMAMFSNGENRLAMSIAREAFEKSGQRLGLAGYVAGLSAWRQGRPDIAEPLFETASRAPLTPGSIRAGAAYWAARAHQATGDVAAYSPWLHRAAAAPHTFYGQLASQILGLRTPVTRAGATSGTIGSAPPLTLAADQQGIHAGSPVLGEIDIEAVAATPAGRRAFALLQVGERDRAEATLRRMWPDIQNDAALCHSTQMVADAMGMKDLSSQMLMLIDTNENEYSTHAARFPLPPLQPAHGFRMDPALVYALTRLESNFDSNAVSGSGAHGLMQVMPVTAGFVVHEKDRFTRHPAALHDPATNLDIGQRYVLYLGQLSAQAGGRHVPAGGDMIRMLASYNAGPSAISRRSATMDEDEDPLLYIESLPSNETRDYVRRAFTYLWIYADRLGLAAPSLETLARNEWPAFGSETAMAGHTSHTIH; encoded by the coding sequence ATGCGAGGGACAACCAATACCCCCCATCATGCCGTGACGGCCTTTCTGGCTGGCGCGGCATTTCTGGCAGGGGCGGCGTTCGCGCCGCTGCGTGCCCAAACAGTGGAAACCAGAGCGACGGATCAGGATCCGACCGCGCAGGGTGACCATAACGAGGAAACGGCGCTCGCCCTTCCACGCCTGCCCGCACATGGCAGCGCCGGGCTGCCGCGTCCCCTCGCGCCTGAGGACGTCAGCCGCATCCGCCGGGTCTTCAAACTCCAGGCCGATGGGGATTTCAGCACCGCCATCCGTGAAACCGCCGCCATCCATGACGACACCCTGCTGGGTGACCTGCTGGCGGCGCGCTACCTCAATCCCGCCTACCATGCCGATGCGGGACAGCTCCGGCTCTGGCTGCGCACGTTTTCGGGGCTGGCGGATTCACCCGCCATCTATTCCATGCTGGCCGCGATGCCATCGAAGGGCGGGCCGCTTCCCCCCGCCCCCGCCCGCAACGCGCTGGACAGCAACAGCAGCCATCCACCGCAGCATATCCACCTGCCGGAGGAGGATGACCCCTCCCTGCGGGTCTTCACCCGCAACAGCATGCTCGACCACACCGTGCGCGAACGCGCGGCGCAGGGCGCGAAGGGGGCACGCAGCGCCCTGCGCCTGATCGCCGCGACACCGGGCATGAACGATCTGTACGCGGCCCACCTGCAGGCGGAAATCGCCATGGCCATGTTCAGCAACGGTGAAAACCGGCTGGCCATGTCCATCGCCCGCGAGGCATTTGAAAAATCGGGCCAGCGCCTTGGGCTGGCGGGGTATGTCGCCGGCCTGTCCGCGTGGCGGCAGGGGCGGCCGGACATAGCCGAACCCCTGTTCGAGACCGCGTCCCGCGCACCGCTGACACCGGGCAGCATCCGTGCCGGGGCCGCCTACTGGGCCGCCCGCGCCCATCAGGCCACGGGGGATGTGGCGGCTTACTCGCCCTGGCTGCACCGCGCGGCGGCGGCGCCGCATACATTCTATGGCCAGCTCGCCTCCCAGATACTGGGCCTGCGCACCCCCGTCACGCGCGCCGGCGCCACGTCGGGTACGATCGGCTCCGCCCCGCCCCTGACCCTTGCCGCCGACCAGCAGGGCATCCATGCGGGCAGTCCGGTCCTGGGTGAAATCGACATCGAGGCCGTGGCCGCGACCCCCGCGGGCCGCCGCGCCTTCGCCCTGTTGCAGGTGGGAGAGCGTGACCGGGCGGAAGCCACGCTGCGCCGCATGTGGCCCGACATCCAGAACGACGCGGCACTGTGCCATTCCACCCAGATGGTGGCGGACGCCATGGGCATGAAGGATCTGTCATCCCAGATGCTCATGCTGATCGACACCAACGAAAACGAATACAGCACCCACGCCGCCCGTTTTCCCCTGCCCCCGCTCCAGCCCGCGCATGGCTTCCGCATGGACCCCGCGCTGGTCTATGCCCTGACGCGGCTGGAATCCAATTTCGACAGCAATGCCGTTTCAGGCTCCGGCGCGCATGGTCTCATGCAGGTCATGCCGGTGACCGCCGGTTTCGTGGTGCATGAAAAGGACCGCTTCACCCGCCACCCGGCGGCGTTGCATGACCCGGCGACCAATCTGGATATCGGGCAGCGTTACGTCCTGTATCTGGGCCAGCTTTCGGCGCAGGCCGGGGGGCGGCATGTGCCCGCGGGCGGTGACATGATCCGTATGCTGGCCAGTTACAATGCCGGGCCATCCGCCATTTCGCGCCGCAGCGCCACGATGGACGAGGATGAAGACCCGCTGCTCTATATCGAGAGCCTGCCCAGCAACGAGACGCGTGATTATGTCCGCCGGGCCTTTACCTACCTGTGGATTTACGCCGACCGGCTGGGTCTGGCCGCGCCGTCGCTTGAAACGCTGGCGCGCAATGAATGGCCGGCCTTCGGTTCGGAAACAGCCATGGCGGGGCATACCAGCCATACCATCCACTGA
- a CDS encoding tetratricopeptide repeat protein, with product MLLPRLSRMVVASLVVPLLAGFPNREMRAATPDDAIMQAGRQDLATNLLVGSVAANEGDNAEAARAFSTAAHLAPGFRLFSERAFFYSIMAGSPQAAALAPDQPSGVMPELVMGNAAALAGKWDEAATHYLNAPPDQIMNLLRPLLRAWALQGAGKTDEALATLEPARLDHTLGGYYTLHAALIAQLGGMQMRADTLFRQSTSMTGGDLFTTLVLAHWLITQGQEAQAQAMLNERIAGMPVLEVARANIMAMVRRPVVTHAAQGLAQAYGLVALLIDQQLYAHDGADEERQPDAAQEIGTLRGTEQMMLRMALMLDPADSEARLLLSSMLHVRKQDRLAREALDGAPADDPLLAVYRTEQADLDVMMGNREQAARELRDLLQQAPDDRMLWSSLGDALLDQQKWPEALDAYQHATALVPHRLEGDDWRLLFGQAIAQERQNHWPQARALLQQALQLSPNEPELLNYLGYSMVEYGENPAMAESYLRRALALAPADNQIRDSVGWVLMRLGHVAEGLPLLEQAVEQMPQDPAINYHLGVAYWMAGRRLEAVNEWQNAIQFQPDPLDRRKITAALDYARAWKGNAPAPATSLPADLKPVTTPATPPSPANGTRH from the coding sequence ATGCTCTTACCTCGTCTGTCACGCATGGTCGTGGCCTCCCTCGTTGTACCGCTCCTGGCCGGGTTTCCCAACCGGGAAATGCGGGCCGCAACGCCCGATGACGCCATCATGCAGGCCGGGCGGCAGGATCTGGCCACCAACCTGCTGGTCGGCAGCGTTGCCGCCAATGAGGGGGATAACGCCGAAGCCGCGCGTGCGTTCAGCACCGCCGCCCATCTGGCCCCGGGTTTTCGCCTGTTCAGCGAACGGGCGTTTTTCTACAGCATCATGGCGGGCAGCCCGCAGGCGGCTGCCCTGGCCCCCGACCAGCCCAGCGGGGTCATGCCGGAACTGGTCATGGGCAACGCCGCCGCGCTGGCGGGCAAGTGGGACGAGGCCGCGACCCATTACCTCAACGCCCCGCCCGACCAGATCATGAACCTGCTGCGCCCGCTGCTGCGCGCATGGGCGCTGCAGGGCGCGGGCAAAACGGACGAGGCCCTGGCCACGCTGGAGCCCGCGCGGCTGGATCATACGCTGGGGGGGTACTATACGCTGCATGCCGCCCTGATCGCCCAGCTTGGCGGCATGCAGATGCGCGCGGACACCCTGTTCCGCCAGTCCACCAGCATGACCGGGGGCGACCTGTTCACCACGCTGGTGCTGGCGCACTGGCTGATCACGCAGGGGCAGGAAGCGCAGGCGCAGGCCATGCTGAACGAACGCATCGCGGGTATGCCGGTGCTGGAGGTGGCGCGGGCCAACATCATGGCCATGGTCAGGCGACCTGTCGTGACCCATGCGGCGCAGGGGCTGGCGCAGGCATACGGGCTGGTGGCCCTGCTGATCGACCAGCAGCTTTACGCCCATGACGGCGCGGATGAGGAGCGCCAGCCCGATGCCGCGCAGGAAATCGGCACCCTGCGCGGGACCGAGCAGATGATGCTGCGCATGGCGCTCATGCTCGACCCGGCGGATTCCGAGGCGCGGCTTCTGCTGTCCTCCATGCTGCATGTGCGCAAGCAGGACCGGCTGGCGCGTGAGGCGCTGGACGGCGCACCGGCCGATGATCCGCTCCTGGCCGTCTATCGGACCGAGCAGGCGGATCTGGATGTCATGATGGGCAACCGGGAACAGGCGGCGCGGGAGTTGCGCGACCTGCTGCAACAGGCTCCTGATGACCGCATGCTGTGGAGCAGCCTGGGCGACGCCCTGCTGGACCAGCAGAAATGGCCCGAGGCGCTGGACGCCTACCAGCATGCCACCGCGCTGGTGCCGCACCGGCTGGAGGGCGATGACTGGCGGCTGCTGTTCGGTCAGGCCATAGCGCAGGAACGCCAGAACCACTGGCCGCAGGCGCGCGCCCTGCTGCAACAGGCGCTCCAACTTTCCCCCAACGAACCGGAACTGCTGAACTATCTTGGTTATTCCATGGTCGAGTACGGTGAAAACCCGGCCATGGCGGAAAGCTACCTGCGCCGCGCGCTGGCGCTGGCCCCGGCGGACAACCAGATCCGCGATAGCGTGGGCTGGGTGCTCATGCGCCTGGGCCATGTGGCGGAGGGGCTGCCCCTGCTGGAACAGGCGGTCGAACAGATGCCGCAGGACCCGGCCATCAACTATCACCTGGGCGTTGCGTACTGGATGGCGGGCCGCAGGCTGGAGGCGGTGAATGAATGGCAGAACGCCATCCAGTTCCAGCCCGACCCGCTGGACCGCCGCAAGATCACGGCCGCCCTCGATTACGCCCGGGCATGGAAGGGGAACGCGCCTGCGCCCGCCACCTCTCTTCCGGCTGATCTCAAGCCCGTGACCACGCCCGCCACCCCCCCATCCCCGGCAAACGGAACCCGTCACTGA
- the hpnH gene encoding adenosyl-hopene transferase HpnH, which yields MAVPIMQAVRVGAYVVKQHVTRRKRYPLVLMLEPLFRCNLACAGCGKIDYPAQILNQRLSVQECLDADTEAGAPVIAVAGGEPLLHKEMPEIIRGLIARKKYVYLCTNALLLEKKMDDYEPSPFFSWDVHLDGDPEMHDASVCQDGVYERAVAAIKKAKARGFRVSINCTLFDGADPKRVAAFFDEVMAMGVDGIMTAPGYAYERAPDQEHFLNRQKTKQLFRDIFRLGKGKKWRFTQSPLFLNFLAGNEQYHCTPWGKPLRNPFGWQRPCYLLGEGYAKSFEELMADTEWDAYGTGNYEKCADCMVHSGYESTAVMDAVRRPWHIAKVALFGPETEKPMVPEISLEHQRPAEYVFTQHVDTKMAELAARKKPAAPPRVNKVSAPAETADAAD from the coding sequence ATGGCCGTTCCGATTATGCAGGCAGTCCGCGTCGGTGCCTATGTTGTCAAGCAGCACGTTACGCGGCGCAAACGTTATCCGCTCGTGCTGATGCTCGAGCCCTTGTTCCGCTGCAACCTGGCCTGCGCCGGGTGTGGCAAGATCGATTATCCCGCCCAGATCCTCAATCAGCGCCTGAGCGTTCAGGAATGCCTTGATGCGGATACCGAGGCCGGTGCGCCGGTCATTGCCGTGGCCGGTGGCGAGCCGCTGCTGCACAAGGAAATGCCCGAGATCATTCGCGGGCTGATCGCGCGCAAGAAGTACGTATATCTGTGCACGAACGCCCTTCTTCTGGAAAAGAAGATGGACGATTACGAGCCCAGCCCCTTCTTCTCGTGGGATGTGCATCTTGATGGCGACCCGGAGATGCATGACGCCTCCGTCTGTCAGGACGGCGTGTACGAACGCGCGGTCGCGGCGATCAAGAAGGCGAAGGCCCGTGGTTTCCGCGTGTCGATCAACTGCACCCTGTTCGACGGGGCCGATCCCAAGCGCGTCGCGGCCTTCTTTGATGAAGTGATGGCCATGGGCGTGGACGGCATCATGACCGCGCCGGGCTATGCCTATGAGCGCGCGCCGGATCAGGAGCACTTCCTGAACCGCCAGAAGACCAAGCAGCTCTTCCGCGACATCTTCCGCCTTGGCAAGGGCAAGAAGTGGCGCTTCACGCAGTCGCCGCTGTTCCTGAACTTCCTTGCGGGCAACGAGCAGTACCACTGCACGCCGTGGGGCAAGCCGCTGCGCAACCCGTTTGGCTGGCAGCGCCCGTGCTACCTGCTGGGCGAAGGCTACGCCAAGAGCTTTGAAGAACTCATGGCCGATACCGAATGGGATGCCTACGGCACCGGCAATTATGAAAAATGCGCCGACTGCATGGTCCATTCGGGTTACGAGTCAACGGCTGTGATGGATGCGGTCCGTCGCCCCTGGCACATCGCCAAGGTCGCGCTGTTCGGGCCCGAGACGGAAAAGCCCATGGTTCCGGAAATCTCGCTGGAACACCAGCGCCCGGCTGAATACGTCTTTACCCAGCACGTCGATACCAAGATGGCGGAACTCGCGGCCCGCAAGAAGCCGGCGGCCCCCCCGCGCGTGAACAAGGTGTCCGCGCCGGCTGAAACGGCTGACGCCGCCGACTGA
- a CDS encoding hemolysin family protein — protein MVFSLIVILCLVLLNGLFAMGELALISARRARLAILVRNGTAGADRALKLAGDPQSFLPTVQIGMTLVSILEGTFGGSSIEAGVSHWLAQIPALHSIADEIAMLLVVSVITAVMLVLGELVPKQIALRQPELIAARLSLLLEWMAWLTRPVVWLLGRSSELVLKIIGIGGAIRQSVSVEELRAYIAEGAQAGVLEQEERDMIERLLRLAERPVRAIMTPRNELCWVERHVSRAQLLQVLRSTTYSRIVVCEGGVDNPVGVILAKDMLDRFLDGKSPSIGVGLRHPISVPDTLSAFDMLERMRASPLGLALVLDEYGSFEGIVTSSDLFGAIVGEQHEPGNTPPQRLAHDSVLVLDGSMPADEVKDRLGLSDLPAEGSYHTLAGLVLALLRRVPAKGDKVVFSGWLFEVLEMEGRRVVRVQASRQLLAEN, from the coding sequence ATGGTTTTTTCACTGATTGTTATATTGTGCCTCGTCCTGCTCAACGGGCTTTTCGCCATGGGCGAACTGGCGCTTATTTCCGCGCGGCGCGCTCGGCTCGCCATCCTGGTGCGCAATGGCACGGCCGGGGCCGACAGGGCGCTGAAACTGGCGGGCGACCCGCAGAGCTTCCTGCCCACCGTCCAGATCGGCATGACCCTTGTCTCGATTCTGGAAGGTACTTTTGGCGGTAGCAGCATCGAGGCGGGCGTCAGCCACTGGCTGGCCCAGATCCCGGCCCTGCATTCCATTGCCGATGAAATCGCCATGCTGCTGGTGGTCAGCGTCATTACCGCCGTGATGCTGGTGCTGGGTGAACTGGTGCCCAAGCAGATCGCGCTCCGCCAGCCCGAACTGATCGCCGCGCGGCTGTCGCTGCTGCTGGAATGGATGGCATGGCTGACCCGCCCGGTCGTGTGGCTGCTGGGGCGGTCGTCCGAACTGGTATTGAAGATTATCGGGATTGGCGGTGCGATCCGGCAATCCGTTTCGGTCGAGGAACTGCGGGCCTATATTGCCGAAGGCGCGCAGGCGGGCGTGCTGGAGCAGGAGGAGCGCGACATGATCGAGCGCCTGCTGCGTCTGGCCGAACGCCCGGTGCGGGCGATCATGACGCCGCGTAACGAACTGTGCTGGGTGGAACGGCACGTATCGCGCGCGCAACTGCTTCAGGTCCTGCGTTCGACCACCTATTCCCGCATCGTGGTGTGCGAAGGGGGGGTGGATAACCCCGTGGGCGTAATTCTGGCCAAGGACATGCTCGACCGCTTTCTGGATGGCAAAAGCCCTTCGATCGGGGTGGGGCTGCGGCATCCCATTTCGGTGCCCGATACGCTGTCCGCCTTCGACATGCTGGAGCGGATGCGGGCCTCCCCGCTGGGCCTGGCGCTGGTGCTGGATGAATATGGTTCGTTCGAGGGGATCGTCACCTCATCCGACCTGTTCGGGGCGATCGTGGGCGAGCAGCATGAGCCGGGCAATACCCCACCCCAGCGCCTGGCGCATGACAGTGTCCTGGTGCTTGACGGCTCCATGCCCGCCGATGAGGTCAAGGACCGGCTGGGCCTGTCCGACCTCCCGGCGGAAGGCAGCTATCATACGCTGGCGGGTCTGGTGCTGGCCCTGCTGCGCCGCGTGCCCGCCAAGGGGGACAAGGTGGTATTTTCGGGCTGGCTGTTCGAGGTGCTGGAAATGGAGGGCCGCCGCGTGGTGCGGGTGCAGGCCAGCCGCCAGCTTCTGGCCGAGAACTGA
- a CDS encoding 4-(cytidine 5'-diphospho)-2-C-methyl-D-erythritol kinase, with the protein MSSLHELAHAKINLYLHVTGRREDGYHLLDSLAVFAGAADELELTRGAGRGGNVKLRVEGTFSPGLQGDHADNLIVRAGRLLCEHVGADVARHLPDVEIVLRKELPVASGIGGGSADAAAALRLLRDVWKLSIPRARLLMLATRLGADVPVCVEQLAARMEGIGEELSSAPRLPECGIMLVNCGQSVSTPQVFRARKPGFTPRADLPPRWDTLADMVRDLSMQTNDLQEAACAICPEIADVLATLQSAPGCRLARMSGSGATCYALFDSPAAARAAQAGVQRAKWWVWAGDLYRGGARLVPSAAPLHA; encoded by the coding sequence ATGTCTTCGCTGCACGAACTGGCCCATGCAAAGATCAACCTGTACCTGCATGTCACCGGGCGGCGGGAAGATGGCTATCACCTGCTGGACAGTCTGGCCGTTTTCGCCGGGGCGGCGGATGAGCTGGAACTGACCCGTGGCGCGGGGCGGGGCGGGAACGTGAAGCTGCGGGTCGAGGGCACTTTTTCACCCGGCCTGCAGGGCGACCACGCGGACAACCTGATCGTGCGCGCGGGCAGGCTGCTGTGCGAGCATGTGGGGGCGGACGTGGCGCGCCACCTGCCCGATGTCGAAATCGTGCTGCGCAAGGAACTGCCGGTGGCGTCGGGAATCGGCGGTGGCTCGGCGGATGCGGCGGCGGCGCTGCGGCTGCTGCGCGATGTATGGAAGCTGTCCATCCCGCGCGCGCGGCTGCTGATGCTCGCGACCCGCCTGGGGGCCGATGTGCCGGTCTGCGTGGAGCAGCTTGCCGCGCGGATGGAAGGCATCGGGGAGGAACTGTCCAGCGCGCCCCGCCTGCCGGAATGCGGGATCATGCTGGTCAATTGCGGGCAGAGCGTTTCCACCCCGCAGGTATTCCGTGCGCGCAAGCCCGGCTTCACGCCGCGCGCGGACCTTCCGCCCCGGTGGGATACGCTGGCCGACATGGTGCGTGACCTTTCCATGCAGACCAATGACCTGCAGGAAGCCGCCTGCGCCATCTGCCCCGAAATCGCGGATGTCCTCGCCACCTTGCAAAGCGCGCCCGGTTGCCGCCTTGCGCGCATGAGCGGGTCGGGGGCCACCTGTTACGCCCTGTTCGACAGTCCCGCCGCCGCACGCGCCGCGCAGGCGGGCGTCCAGCGCGCGAAATGGTGGGTATGGGCGGGGGATCTGTACCGGGGCGGGGCGCGACTGGTCCCTTCGGCCGCCCCGCTTCATGCCTGA
- a CDS encoding uracil-DNA glycosylase family protein has product MRRPLPNPAPDGGVARACITCVGRGHIHPMTDSITLLRLYVEWGADDALDTHPHDRMARPATIHHPATATQPTPIQPDRGNGHKNSPLPPAAATPRGAATLVDQAVTAARTAAQAATTLDELHAAIRDFGACTLRDSATHSVFVEGPAGAPLMLIGEAPDADEDRSGHPFAGESGALVSAMFASIGIDRATLPCAPVIPWRPPGGRPPSAAETRICLPFIQRAIVLAQPARVLLLGNLPVSVLLGERTTAARMRGRWREITLPANPGQPGPAHTFQALPMRHPLQLRASATARRDTWKDMLLIRETLESISGGQQGVIA; this is encoded by the coding sequence GTGCGGCGTCCGCTGCCAAATCCCGCGCCTGACGGCGGGGTGGCGCGCGCCTGCATTACCTGTGTCGGTAGGGGACATATCCATCCGATGACTGATTCCATAACCCTGTTGCGCCTGTATGTGGAGTGGGGCGCCGATGACGCGCTTGACACCCACCCGCATGACCGGATGGCCCGTCCCGCCACGATACACCATCCCGCCACGGCTACACAGCCCACCCCCATACAGCCAGACAGGGGGAATGGACATAAAAATTCACCCCTGCCCCCCGCCGCCGCCACGCCGCGCGGGGCCGCGACGCTTGTCGATCAGGCCGTCACCGCCGCCCGCACGGCCGCGCAGGCGGCGACGACGCTGGATGAGCTTCATGCCGCCATCCGGGATTTCGGCGCCTGCACCCTGCGTGACAGCGCAACCCACAGCGTTTTCGTGGAAGGTCCCGCCGGCGCCCCGCTCATGCTGATTGGCGAGGCCCCGGACGCGGATGAGGACCGTAGCGGCCACCCCTTCGCGGGGGAGAGCGGGGCGCTGGTCTCGGCCATGTTCGCCAGTATCGGCATCGACCGCGCCACCCTGCCATGCGCTCCGGTCATTCCGTGGCGGCCGCCGGGGGGGCGTCCCCCCTCGGCGGCCGAGACGCGGATCTGCCTGCCCTTCATCCAGCGCGCCATCGTGCTGGCGCAACCCGCGCGTGTGCTGCTGCTGGGCAACCTGCCCGTGTCCGTCCTGCTTGGGGAGCGCACGACAGCCGCGCGCATGCGCGGGCGCTGGCGCGAAATCACCCTGCCCGCGAACCCCGGTCAGCCGGGGCCCGCGCACACATTCCAGGCCCTGCCCATGCGCCATCCCCTGCAATTGCGCGCGAGTGCCACGGCGCGTCGTGACACATGGAAAGACATGCTTTTGATCCGCGAAACACTTGAGAGTATATCTGGCGGGCAGCAAGGGGTAATTGCGTAA
- a CDS encoding SDR family oxidoreductase: protein MPQQVAVITGAGAGIGRATARTLARAGCDVALIGRNRDRLGDAAAELRELNIRTHIACADVADAAAIEQAAEEIEEQLGPITLWINCAGATVTGQIAALDADEIRRATEVTYLGTVNGTRAALNRMRRRGHGTIVNLDRLASLRPPPLQAVENGARAAVRAFSESLRPEILHDGDRIHIALVHLPAINTPRFSWTRNHTGKHLKPMGPVYEPEIAAEAICRAAFGRERDIWVGLSGMRNWVLSTFLPGLSDHWLAGKGYGRQMEKMPVTGDEPDDLFETVPGAYAAHGRFDMITRKGMPLFLTSRHAQFATVAGMLGMLLFALRRRRG, encoded by the coding sequence ATGCCGCAGCAGGTTGCTGTCATTACCGGAGCGGGCGCGGGAATCGGGCGCGCCACGGCGCGTACACTGGCGCGCGCGGGGTGCGATGTCGCCCTGATCGGTCGTAACCGCGACCGGCTGGGTGACGCGGCGGCCGAACTGCGCGAACTCAATATCCGCACCCATATCGCCTGCGCCGACGTGGCCGACGCGGCGGCCATCGAACAGGCCGCCGAGGAAATCGAGGAACAGCTCGGTCCCATCACGCTATGGATCAACTGCGCGGGGGCGACCGTAACCGGCCAGATCGCGGCCCTTGACGCCGATGAAATCCGCCGTGCGACGGAAGTGACCTATCTGGGCACCGTCAACGGCACGCGCGCGGCGCTGAACCGCATGCGGCGGCGCGGGCATGGCACGATCGTCAACCTTGACCGGCTGGCCAGCCTGCGCCCGCCGCCGCTCCAGGCGGTGGAAAACGGGGCGCGCGCCGCGGTCCGCGCCTTTTCCGAAAGCCTGCGGCCCGAAATCCTGCATGATGGGGACCGCATCCATATCGCGCTGGTACACCTGCCCGCCATCAACACGCCGCGTTTTTCATGGACACGGAACCATACCGGCAAGCACCTGAAGCCGATGGGGCCGGTCTATGAACCCGAAATCGCGGCCGAAGCCATCTGCCGGGCCGCCTTCGGGCGGGAGCGGGATATATGGGTGGGCCTGTCGGGCATGCGCAACTGGGTGCTGAGCACCTTCCTGCCCGGCCTGTCGGACCACTGGCTGGCGGGCAAAGGGTATGGCCGGCAGATGGAAAAAATGCCGGTTACGGGCGACGAGCCCGATGACCTGTTCGAGACCGTGCCGGGCGCTTACGCCGCCCATGGCCGTTTTGACATGATCACCCGCAAGGGCATGCCGCTGTTCCTGACCAGCCGCCACGCCCAGTTCGCCACGGTGGCGGGGATGCTGGGGATGCTGCTGTTCGCGCTCCGCCGCAGGCGGGGCTGA